From a region of the Vibrio ostreae genome:
- the narQ gene encoding nitrate/nitrite two-component system sensor histidine kinase NarQ translates to MAIQVEKSVTSTIAKSMLLIVLLSVLITGFAIITLASSLNDAEAVNVSGSMRMQSYRLAYDIQSESASYMQHIAAFEQSLNAPSMQAVRNWNVPENIAQDYEALIMRWQILKAQLTGDNKQEYLHQVEDFVRRIDGFVLKLQRFSEQKLINLAWVGGLGLGGVLLISLFVVRYIRKEVVRPLRALVIASEQVQNRAFEVQLDTNSPNELGILSATFNVMAGELGKLYRGLEQAVNEKTHKLQRANQSLEVLYNSAQQLTAARITQDNYQAILRHMVSIQGVNGVKIEIEQEASKPLMLQEGQICGENANSRELILAGQSLGHLYWEAGLPCPDQALIENFALMLARAVYYNRAQKQAEQLLLMEERATIARELHDSLAQSLSYLKIQVSLLKRVMAKLEQNPYSSQTNDIIGDIDQGLSGAYTQLRELLTTFRLTIREANFGQALVDMLDQLADQTPARITLNNNLSSMGLEAHQQVHLMQLIREATMNAIKHADATQINIDCNEQDNEVVVTIEDDGVGFDQQEAKLNHYGMSIMQERAGRLNGELRVEASPERGCKVTLTYMRSRDTHDDEM, encoded by the coding sequence TTGGCGATACAAGTTGAGAAATCGGTCACTAGTACGATTGCGAAATCGATGTTGCTGATCGTACTGCTTTCAGTTCTGATCACCGGGTTTGCAATTATCACCCTGGCTTCATCGCTTAATGACGCGGAAGCGGTAAATGTTTCAGGCTCAATGCGGATGCAGAGTTATCGCCTTGCTTACGATATTCAGAGCGAGTCAGCCAGTTACATGCAACATATCGCTGCGTTCGAGCAGTCACTGAATGCACCGTCAATGCAGGCGGTACGTAACTGGAATGTTCCGGAGAATATCGCCCAGGATTACGAAGCATTGATCATGCGCTGGCAGATACTTAAAGCGCAGCTAACCGGAGATAATAAGCAAGAATATCTCCACCAGGTCGAAGACTTTGTCCGCCGTATCGACGGATTTGTCCTTAAATTACAACGATTTTCTGAACAGAAGCTGATTAATCTGGCTTGGGTTGGCGGGCTGGGCTTGGGCGGCGTATTGTTGATCTCACTGTTTGTTGTGCGTTACATCCGCAAAGAAGTCGTGCGCCCGTTACGTGCTCTGGTTATCGCCAGTGAACAAGTGCAGAATCGCGCCTTTGAGGTACAGCTCGATACCAACAGCCCTAACGAGCTGGGTATTCTTTCCGCTACATTCAATGTGATGGCGGGGGAGTTGGGTAAGCTGTATCGTGGTCTGGAACAGGCCGTGAATGAGAAAACCCATAAGCTGCAACGAGCCAATCAGTCGTTGGAGGTCCTGTATAACTCGGCCCAGCAGTTGACGGCAGCGCGGATTACCCAGGACAACTACCAGGCGATTCTGCGTCATATGGTCAGCATCCAGGGGGTAAATGGCGTTAAGATCGAGATTGAGCAGGAGGCTAGCAAGCCTCTGATGCTGCAGGAAGGACAAATTTGTGGTGAAAATGCCAATAGTCGCGAGTTGATTTTGGCGGGTCAGTCGCTGGGTCATCTGTACTGGGAAGCAGGATTACCTTGCCCGGACCAGGCACTGATCGAAAACTTCGCGCTGATGCTGGCCCGGGCAGTGTATTACAACCGGGCTCAGAAACAGGCCGAGCAGCTGCTGCTGATGGAAGAGCGGGCGACGATCGCGCGAGAGCTGCATGATTCTTTGGCGCAGTCTTTGTCTTATCTGAAAATTCAGGTCTCGCTGCTGAAACGGGTGATGGCTAAACTGGAGCAGAACCCGTACAGCTCACAAACTAACGATATCATCGGCGATATCGACCAGGGATTGTCCGGCGCATATACCCAGCTGCGTGAATTGCTGACCACGTTCCGCCTAACGATTAGGGAAGCAAACTTTGGTCAGGCGCTGGTGGATATGCTGGACCAACTGGCGGATCAGACACCGGCGCGGATAACGCTTAATAACAATTTGTCATCCATGGGGCTGGAGGCACATCAGCAGGTTCACTTGATGCAACTCATCCGTGAAGCGACCATGAATGCGATAAAACATGCGGACGCAACGCAAATTAACATCGATTGTAACGAACAGGACAATGAAGTGGTGGTTACCATCGAAGATGACGGCGTAGGGTTTGATCAGCAAGAAGCTAAACTCAACCATTACGGGATGAGTATTATGCAGGAAAGAGCTGGTCGTCTGAATGGCGAATTGCGCGTGGAAGCTTCGCCTGAACGCGGATGCAAAGTAACACTGACATATATGAGATCAAGGGATACACATGATGACGAAATGTAG
- a CDS encoding GNAT family N-acetyltransferase, which translates to MEIKVAEYSDFERIAVLHARSWQINYAGILEQEYLDNEVLDDRRLIWQARLTNPPFNQHILLIEEAGLLCGFICAFGNHDFEKGTNIESLHVDPDYKGRGLGSVLIKEMAQWLEKYFPEQGVYLEVAEQNQPAIDFYDHIGGERLAEKMWHAPGGSDLPEWIYSWKTPQALMQAVN; encoded by the coding sequence ATGGAAATCAAAGTAGCAGAATATAGCGATTTTGAACGCATTGCAGTTTTGCATGCTCGTAGTTGGCAAATTAACTATGCAGGTATTCTGGAACAAGAATACCTGGATAATGAAGTGTTGGATGATCGCCGCCTTATCTGGCAGGCTCGATTGACGAACCCGCCTTTTAATCAGCATATTTTGTTGATTGAAGAGGCTGGATTACTGTGCGGATTTATCTGTGCATTTGGTAATCACGACTTTGAAAAAGGCACCAATATCGAATCTTTGCATGTTGACCCGGATTACAAAGGTCGCGGCTTGGGCTCAGTGCTGATTAAAGAGATGGCACAATGGCTGGAGAAATATTTCCCGGAGCAGGGGGTATATCTGGAAGTGGCGGAGCAAAATCAACCCGCGATTGATTTCTATGACCATATTGGTGGTGAACGTCTGGCTGAAAAAATGTGGCATGCACCGGGGGGGAGCGATCTGCCGGAGTGGATCTACAGCTGGAAAACGCCACAGGCGCTGATGCAGGCGGTTAACTAA
- a CDS encoding acyl-CoA desaturase, with product MTNKPPLIWLNITIFSVSFILATVVAPWYGWQFGYGAEHWIWLVVCFSFCNLSITTGYHRLWSHKAFEAHWLVRLICALGGAFALQNSALHWASDHRVHHKFVDQNDKDPYSAKRGFWFSHIGWMLRSYNAATYDDYSNCRDLQKDGIAMWQHKYYVALAILMNLGVPILLGLIYNDVWGMLLMIGAVRLVLNHHTTFFINSLAHIWGKQPFTDRNTARDNGILAFFTFGEGYHNYHHIFENDYRNGIYWWQYDPTKWIIRLCAWLGLATKLRTAPAIKIEKARAQMSLKYATSKVTQLPNQHAIVETIQREFDAFITELHNYYDVKKQLLESKKNSAAQRYELSVLKARYQQVKAELLEKRNRWHQVVAQYA from the coding sequence ATGACTAATAAACCGCCTCTGATTTGGCTAAATATAACAATATTTTCAGTGAGCTTTATTCTGGCGACGGTCGTTGCGCCCTGGTATGGCTGGCAATTTGGTTACGGCGCGGAACACTGGATCTGGCTGGTGGTCTGTTTTTCGTTCTGCAACCTGTCGATCACCACTGGCTATCATCGCCTGTGGTCTCACAAAGCATTTGAGGCTCACTGGCTGGTGCGCCTGATTTGCGCGCTGGGCGGTGCATTCGCGTTGCAAAACAGTGCTCTGCACTGGGCGTCCGATCACCGGGTACACCACAAGTTTGTCGATCAGAACGATAAAGACCCCTATTCCGCTAAACGCGGATTCTGGTTTTCACATATCGGGTGGATGCTGCGCAGCTACAATGCCGCAACCTATGACGATTACAGCAACTGCCGTGATCTGCAGAAAGATGGTATTGCGATGTGGCAACACAAATACTACGTTGCGCTCGCCATTCTCATGAACCTTGGTGTGCCGATTCTGCTTGGCCTTATCTATAACGATGTGTGGGGCATGTTGCTGATGATTGGCGCGGTGCGTTTAGTGCTCAACCATCACACCACCTTTTTTATTAATTCACTGGCGCATATCTGGGGTAAACAGCCTTTTACTGACCGTAATACAGCGCGCGATAATGGTATTCTTGCCTTCTTTACCTTTGGTGAGGGCTATCATAACTATCACCATATTTTTGAAAATGACTACCGTAACGGTATTTACTGGTGGCAATACGACCCGACCAAGTGGATTATCCGCTTGTGTGCCTGGCTGGGTCTGGCCACTAAACTGCGCACCGCACCTGCGATCAAAATTGAGAAAGCACGTGCCCAAATGAGCCTGAAGTACGCAACCAGTAAAGTGACTCAGCTACCCAATCAGCATGCGATTGTGGAGACGATTCAGCGTGAGTTCGACGCTTTTATAACCGAGTTACATAACTACTACGATGTCAAAAAGCAGCTACTGGAAAGCAAAAAGAATTCAGCAGCGCAGCGCTACGAGCTCTCTGTACTTAAAGCTCGCTATCAGCAAGTCAAAGCAGAGTTGCTGGAAAAACGTAACCGCTGGCATCAGGTGGTTGCTCAATACGCATAA
- a CDS encoding response regulator, with the protein MTKCRIMLVDDHPLMRRGINQLLSLEDEFEVVTEACNGNEAIALAHEFDPDMILLDLNMKGLSGLDTLKALRADGSGATIVILTVSDSAADIEAIVRAGADGYLLKDTEPDELIALLKEAIGGNKAYSDVVARYLLERKDQQDVFDSLTEREAQILGEVAKGYRNKQIADRLFISESTVKVHMKSLLKKLHVPSRTAATVLYLERFGDIG; encoded by the coding sequence ATGACGAAATGTAGAATAATGCTGGTGGATGATCATCCTTTGATGCGGCGCGGGATCAATCAGTTATTGAGCCTGGAAGATGAGTTCGAAGTCGTGACGGAAGCCTGCAATGGTAACGAAGCGATTGCTCTGGCTCATGAGTTTGATCCGGACATGATTCTGCTCGATCTGAATATGAAGGGATTATCCGGTTTGGATACTCTCAAAGCGCTGCGCGCTGATGGCTCCGGCGCCACGATTGTGATACTCACTGTATCCGACAGCGCTGCGGATATCGAAGCCATAGTGCGCGCCGGTGCCGATGGTTATCTGCTGAAAGATACGGAACCAGATGAGTTGATCGCCTTGCTCAAAGAGGCGATTGGGGGTAACAAGGCTTATAGTGACGTCGTCGCCAGATACTTGCTGGAGCGCAAAGATCAGCAAGATGTGTTTGATTCGCTGACTGAACGTGAAGCGCAGATCCTGGGTGAAGTCGCGAAAGGTTACCGCAATAAGCAGATTGCCGATCGTCTGTTTATTTCAGAATCGACGGTAAAAGTGCACATGAAGAGCCTGCTCAAAAAACTGCACGTGCCATCCCGCACTGCGGCGACAGTGCTTTATCTGGAGCGCTTTGGCGATATTGGCTGA
- a CDS encoding RNA methyltransferase encodes MTTQSTVIIGLNNPKSPTNVGAVMRAAGCYQASQVRFNGTRYSRAAKFQTDTHNARQHIELTEMQDLTANLADDVKIVCVELALGATALPNFIHPEKAMYLFGPEDGSLPQELVDKADHVVYVPTVGCMNLAATVNVLLYDRLAKSSLVIDHEQQVLANRDNKNRLEVKQTSPAD; translated from the coding sequence ATGACCACCCAATCCACCGTCATTATTGGCCTGAACAATCCGAAAAGTCCGACCAACGTAGGCGCCGTGATGCGTGCAGCCGGCTGTTACCAGGCTTCCCAGGTACGCTTTAACGGCACCCGTTACAGCCGCGCAGCCAAATTTCAGACCGATACTCACAATGCACGCCAGCATATTGAACTGACAGAGATGCAAGATCTCACCGCCAACCTGGCTGATGATGTCAAAATTGTCTGTGTTGAACTGGCTTTGGGCGCAACGGCGTTACCGAACTTTATCCATCCGGAAAAAGCCATGTATCTGTTTGGCCCGGAAGATGGTTCGCTGCCACAGGAACTGGTTGATAAAGCCGACCATGTTGTCTATGTTCCAACCGTTGGTTGTATGAACCTGGCGGCAACGGTCAACGTGCTGCTTTATGACCGTCTGGCTAAGTCAAGCCTGGTGATTGATCACGAGCAGCAGGTACTGGCCAACCGTGATAACAAAAATCGTCTCGAAGTCAAACAGACATCACCCGCGGATTAA